A segment of the Silvanigrella paludirubra genome:
GATAAATTTTTAGTTCATGGTCATTTTGAAACACATACTGCATTATATAATGAATTTTTAAATTTAGGTGATCATAAAAATGCGATTAATGCTTTAAGAACCTTAGCTGATTGGCTTCAAAAACAATATGGGGAAGTCCCTGTAGAAATTGAAATACTCTGTTTATTAGGTGCTATGCAAGCCTATAAATTGGCAAATAATATTCCAGCATCAGAAGCTTGTCGTGCTGAAGTTGAAAATATTGTAATTGCATGTAAAAAATCGCCACGCGATATGAATCAAATTTATTTTATTGCCCAACTATGCGATGAATATGGGCTTAAACCCGTTGCTCGTATCTGTTACTTTGCAATTTTAATTTCTAAAGATTCCTCACATGATCTTGTTATTCAAACAGCATCTCACTGTGTCAGTAATAATCCTTCAGATGGCCTATTAGAATGTCTAAAAGTTGCTTATAAAAATTTACATGGAAGTCCTGAAATTCGTTTTTGCATGTTACTTTGTGGATTAAAAGTATCCCAAGTAGATGTAAGCGATTACATGTTGAAAAAAAATAAAATTAGGGACTCTATCTCAAATGAAACACCAAGCGAACTTATTTTAATTCAGTTAGATGAACTTTACAATATTTATCAATTTGATCCAGAAGTTCATTATTATCTTGCTGAAATTCACTCAAAATTAGGCAACAATAAGGATGCTAAAAAATATTTCCAATACATGTTTTCATTAGACTATTTTAATTCTGATGGAATATTAAGATATATTTTCTTTCTTCTTAAAATTAGAGATTATTCAACAGCAAGAGAAATCGCTCAAGAAGGATTGCAGTTAACCAGTTTATCAGAACAGCAATCAAATGAGTTGCATTGGAGTATAGCTGCTGCCTATTATTCTGAAGGTGATTTTCAAAATTCATATTCAGAAATTCAAAAATCTTTGACTATTGATCCTTGGAATCATTCTTATTTAATCTTGCTTTTACGCTCTTGCTTAAATATAGAATCAAATAAATTTTTAAAAGAAAATGAAGCTATTGTTAAGTTTTTAGAAGAATTTATTTTAAACACAAATTCTTCTGCAAATCAGAGAGAAGCTCTTTGTGATAAGTTAATGAAATATGGATTTGAATGTATTCAAAATAATTTTTCCGAATTTGCTTGGAATATTGCAAAATGCGCTATATTAGTTAGCGAAAATTTAAATGACAATCTTCTTCTTTTTGTAGCAAAATCTGGTGCTAGTTATAATTCGCGAACAGCAGTTCAAGAAATGCTGTTATTACTTAAACAAAAAAATAATAAAGAATTAAATTTTGCTACTTTATCTGCATGTATCGCTCAAATTTACAGTTTATCTGGCAATTGGCCACTCGTAGACGAATGGTTATCTATAGCTAAAAATAATCATGGATTATCTGGAAAAGTAACAAAACAAAAGTTATTTGAACTTGAAGCATTAAGCATCATTATGAAAGGTACAGATTTTAAAAAAGCGCAGACATTGCTTGAAGCTGCAATTGATTCTTATGATAATATTCAAAAAGTACCTTTGGACACAAAAGTTTTACATGGTTATATTCTTGTTGCGCAAGGGCAATTTTCGATTGGTATAGAAAAAATGCAAAATAATATTAGCACGAACGCCTCTATTCAAAGCCTTTACTTTTTAATTAAAGGGCTGGAACGTGCTGGGCAGCTAAATAACACAACAAAAGAATCTTTAACGCAACTTTTCCATATTTATCCTACAAATTCTTTTGAGCAAAAAATGGTTGAAGAAATTTTTATAACCGTAGGAAACAAAAATAACTCAAGTCCTGTAGGTTTAGCCTGTTAATCAATTGACTTCAACTTATTAAAAAGGAATATTCTAAATTAAGTTGTTAAAGTTTTTTGTAACACTATGGTTATTTTTTCCACAGGTACTTTAAAATGAAAAATAAACAAGAACTTTCTAAACCTATTCAAAAAAGTTCAGAGTTAAAACGAATTCGTAATAAAATTACAATTTCTGGTGATTGGTGGAATGGTAAAACACATGTTCTTCTTGATATGGATGGAACATTAATTGATCAACCTGGTGCTTTATTTCATAATTTATTTGCCCTCGGTGTTTTATTCAGAATGCGAAGTTTTGGATCTATCTCTCAATTAATAAAAGCAGCTCAAAAAACAAAAGAAATTTTACTTTCATCTCATTCTTTTTCTTCAAATGAAGATGCTTTTTTTGAAACTCTTGCAACTGAGTTAAATACAAATAGATTAAAAATTGAAAGATTTATGTCTAAATTTTTTGATTCAGATTATCCATTTATTTGTTTATTTCTTCATTCAGACCCATATGCAAGAAAATTAGTTGATCTTTTACATACAAGTAATAGGCATATAACACTAGCAACCAACGCTGTATTCGGCAGAAGAGAAATTGAATTAAGATTAAAAGCAAGTGATTTGTATTTACATGATTTCGATCTTGTTACTTCATGGGATGTAATGAAAAGCACCAAACCCCATAAAAACTTTTTTAATGAAACTTTAAAAAAAATTGGAACAACTCCAGAAAGAACCATTATGATAGGAAATGATCCCTATTATGATCTCCCTGCTCACACCTTAGGTATCCAAACTCTTTTAGTAGGAAATAAATTAAGTTTAAAAGATATAGTAGATTCTTTAGAAGAAAATATCAGGCAAAACTCAAAGGCATAAAATTAAGGATCTGCTCTGTTTAACACTTTAACTGCTGTATTAAACTTTGTCCCTTGGGCAGCTGCTACACCAAGATAAGCACCGCTAGATCCTTGATTACTTCCCCAACAGTAAACATCATCATTGCTTAATAAAGCACAAGTATTTTTATCAGAGGCGGATATATCTACAATTTTAGTACCTGAAGGAAAACCTGAAACTGGTGTTGTTGCTGCTGTAATCTGAGTTAATCCCGAAGCATTACCAAGCTGTCCATAGTTATTATCTCCCCAACAATAAACCGAAGAATAGTCATTTGTTACAGCACATGTATGACTATCTCCTCCCACATTCATACTTGCTCCAGAAATATTTGAAACACCAACCAAAGTCGTTGAATTTGTGATTGAACTATTTCCTAACTGACCTGAACCATTTGATCCATAACAGCTCATTGATTGGTTTGGATTTATAAAACACATATGGTCTCCATCCCCACTTGAAACCGACGTAGAGCCATTTGATAATAATGTTGGTGATGTTGACAATAAAAAACCTCTATAACCTCCGCCGCCGCTTAATGCGTTTCCCCAGCAATATCCTTTTCCAGATGTTGTAATTGCACAGGTCATTGCATCTGAGCAGGATAGATAGGACACTGCTTTATCAGTTGCTGGTAAACTTGGGTAAATTCCAGATAACCTAGCTGTATTCGTACCATCACCCAATTGACCTTGTGTATTATCACCCCAACAACCAATCGTATTATCAGTGTATAAAGCACAGGCATGAGAATCTCCAACAGCAAAACTTTTTAGGTTTTTACCAGAAATATTTGTTACTGTTGTTGGCGTTAATACAGCTGTTCCTGTTACACTACCTGTTCCAAATTGCCCAACTGTATTGCTCCCCCAACATTTAAAACCGCTTTTAAAATAAGCGCATGTAGTTTGGTAAGCAGCGGATACGGCAACAGCAAAATCACCTGAGCTTGATACAGTTGTTACTGGAAGAATAGAAGCTGTTACAGGAGTGTATGAATCTACAGTTGTTCCATTACCTAATGCACCAAATGAATTATTTCCCCAACATTTGATTTTACCATTTTTCATAACAACACAAGTACCAACATCGGCACCACTAATAAGGCCATATTCACGGCCATTTGTTGTATAAGAAGGTACATATCCTAAAGAGGCCGAGTAATTTACAAGTTCATCTAATGAATTGAAAGCTGAAGCCTGTAAAGGAATAGAGGGATCAGTTAAATCATAAAGTTGATTACATCCTGTTATTATAAATAAAGAAATTATAGCTAAAAAATATTTAAAATTATAAAAACAAATTAAATTTATTTTTCTTAATACATTTTGTTTCATAAATAAATTTCACCATTTTAAATTTTTACGTTAAAATTAGCTACACGTTTCTCGTTAAGTTATATTAATTTTTTTAAAATAAAAAAGAATTTTTTACCTAGATTCTAGATATTTGACTGCAAGAATTTACTAAATATTTATTTTTATAAATTCAAATATAAACAAAAAAAAACTCCCAAAATAGATATATTATCTTATTTGGGAATTATGAAAAAATGATTAAAAAGAAATTATTTCATTTTAACAACATCATCACGACGATTTTTAGACCAAGCTTCTTCATCATTTCCAGCAACAGCAGGACGCTCTTTACCGTAGCTGATAGTTTCAATTGTATTTTGAACACCGTTTGCGATTAAATAGTTTTTAAGCGCTTGAGCACGTTTTTGTCCAAGAGCCATGTTATACTCAGTAGAACCGCGATCATCTGTGTTACCTTGAATTTGAACTTGTACAGTTGGAGCAGCCTTTAAGTGCTCAGCAATTTGATTTGCTACTTCTTTTTGGTCACCACGAATATCGAATTTGTTAAAGTCAAAATATACAGTTTTAAACTCACCAGCTGTTTCAGGATTTTGAGTTGCTACTTTTGCTGCTGGTTCAGAAGATACTTCTACTGGCTTTGGTTGTTCTGCTGGCTGTTCTGCTTTTTTTGTACTTGAGCAACTTGCTGCAAAAAATGCTAAAGAAAGCGCAGATGATGCAAGAATAACTTTAGAAAAATTCATGGGGGACTCCATAGTTAACGTTAAACTAACGACCTTAAAACTACTAAGAAATGAAGTTATATACGAAGAAACTAATAAAAATCAAATACAATTTCTCTTTAATTCAAACAATGTAAAAGTCAATAAATAACTCACCTTTTTAGAATTGAAAAACAACATAAATGTTCTTTTATTTAACTGCAATCTTTTTTTATTACTTTAAAAACCTTCTATTGCTCAGGACTGTTTTTTGATATAAGGAACTCCATTGCCATAAAACTCTATGGTAATGATCTCTTAACAGGAGTAACCTCTATGACATTAGAAAACATTGTAATCCGCGCTAAATTACGCGGAGATGCATCTAAAGGAACCGTTCGCAAGCTACGCCATAGCGGGCTTGTACCTGGAATCCTTTACAAAAAGGGTGTTTCAACAAAAATTGAAATCTCTGTTTCCGACCTTCCAAAAGGCCACACTCGTTCTAGCGTTTTAAAACTCGTTCTTGACGGCGTTGAAAAAACAGTTCTTATGCGTGAAGTTCAAGTAAACCCACTCAACGACAAGCCAATTCACTTTGACTTTCAAGAAGTAGAGCCTAATGACCTCATTCGTACACACGTTCCTTTAAACTTTATTGGTTTAACACGTGAGCAAGAAAAAGAAGGTTCATTCAGTATCCGTACTCGTTACCTTGAAGTAAAAGCTCCACTTTCTAAGCTACCAAAACAAATTGATGTTGACGTAAGTGGTTTAAAAGCAGAACAATCTATCCAACTTCATGATATTACTCTTGGAGAAGGCATTGTTGTTCGTACTGGTAAAGGCCAAAACCTTGCTCTTGCTTCTCTTGTGAAGCTCTAAAAAGCAGTGTTTATCCTTGTTGGCCTGGGTAATCCTGGGAGCAATTACGAAAATACAAGACATAACATCGGATTCATGCTTGTCGATCAAATCGCAGCAGAATCCGGTGTTTTTTTGTCTCAAAATAGATTTGGCGCGCTTACTGCCCGTACAAGATGGCAGGGTCATGATGTTTTTCTAATGAAACCGCAGGAATACATGAACCTATCAGGCAACAGTGTGCAACAAGCCCTTTCTTTTTTTAAAATAGACGAAGAAGAACTTATCGTTATATTTGATGACTTAGATCAAGCTCCAGGGGCCGTTAAAACGCGTCTAGGAGGCGGTCATGGCGGCCATAATGGTATCCGTGATATTTTGGATAAACTAAGCTCAGACAAGTTTTATCGTGTAAAAATTGGAATTGGTAAGCCTGAACATAAGGGTGCTACTGCAAACTGGGTTTTAGGGAAGTTCACAAATTCAGAAACTGAGTTTTTAGAAAAAGAAAGCTTTCCGCTAGCAAAAACACGCCTACTTGAAACCATGAAACAAATATTAAAAAAGAAAAACAAATAACTAAATTACATTTATTTTAATTTTCTACTTTTTTTTCTCTTTAAAATAGGTGTCATGTAAACTCTAAATTGCTCTGGATTCATACCAGCCCGTTCTCTCTCAAAAGCCTTTTTCTGCAATGGTTTTAAAGATTCATAAAACTCTGAAACTAAAATTATAAAGTCATTATCAGATAGTGTTTCTTTAACAGAAATAACTTTCTTTTTAATGATTTGCTTTTTAGTCTCATTTATAACGTTATCTAAAGATAAATCTTCATTATGAACAAGATCTGAAGAATCAAAAAGAGTTTGATGCGTTGTTTTTTTAGAAGCTTTTTTTACGACAGTTTCTTTTTTGGTTACAATCACTTTTTTATCTTGCTTTTTTTCAATTTTTTCCGCTTTTAATGCCTTTTCTTTACGAATTTTATTTAATTGATCTGGAGGTGGCTCAGGAAAAAGAGTTTCTCCAGTTGCCGAACACTTCATTGCAATTTTAGCGATAGGAGCGGCAAAAGAAGGGTGTTGAGAAGCGTAAGAAGGCGACATAGACATTAATTTATCACTAATAGCCTGTTCTAATTCAGAAGCCTCTTTAGCCTGTTCAGAAAGTTGCCAGCAATAAACAACAGACCCCATTGACGAGTTATCTACATTATAAGAGTTTTCTAATATTTTATTTTTTAAATCTGAAAGTTTTATATTAGGAGCAGCAATATTCCATCCTAAAACCCCATGGTCATAAAGCGCAGGAACATTAGCTAAAATTTCTTTATGAAAAGAGCTGATATTTTTTGCATCTAAAGGAACAGAACTCCAATTATTAATGTTATATTCAACACCTTCTTGTTTTGAAAATTCTAAAAACAAATAATTTAGAATTTTTTTAAGACTTGCTTTTGTCCCCATAGATTGAATTACAACAGGATTAATACTAATAAATGAGGCTTTAATAGCAGAAGAATCCTGGTTCATACGTTGTGGATAATAAAAGGATTGAATGGATTGAGAAAGACTTAATGAAAACCAAATACCATCTACATCATTTTCTATTTGTGCATGCCTAACAAAACCAAGGCTTCCCGCGCGCGATAAAGATAAAGATTTTGATTTTTTTGAGGGTTTAACTTCAAATAAGTTTAAAGGAGCCGCCCAAAGATCTTCTAATTGTTTACAATTTTCATAAACATCTTTTTGAGTACCAATTAAATATTTATTAATTGGAAATTTTAAAGTCATTTCATCATTTTTTAATGAAAAAATTCGGGACAAAGCCTCATGCCATATAGCAAACATGAGAGTCATATTTTTTGCATTTATATTAGTAGGAGCAGTAATTATTTTACCCGCTCGTTTTGAAATTAAAGAATCAAACCAAGCTTCTTTTGAACCTAATGTCAATAAAAGTCCTTCTACCCACCATGAAGGTGCAAGAAGCCTCTTTTTCAAAGCATAAATTTTTGAATCTGAAATCAAAAGGGAATCTTCTTTTGAAGTTTCAACAAGAACCTGAGAATGACTTGTATCATTTACTTGCCGGATAGATTTTACATGCTTCAAATGAGTAATACCAGACTCTGAATGAATTGCTTTTCTGAATTCCGGAGTAAGGCGAGAGGCATGAACCGCAACATTTTGTTTTTGCAGATCAAATGACATAAGTTGTATTATTTTCCTGAATTGTTAAAGCCGTTTATTTACGAGCCTGAATATAATTAGGTAACATAGATTCGACTATAGAAGCAATAGCTTTGACAGATTGATCGAATTCAATTTCAATGCTCATTTGTGAGGCGCAAAACTGCAAATTTGTTTTTAGATATGTATGTGGTATAATCATAATTTCAATAAGAGAATCTTCATTTTTTTCTAAAGTAATCCCAGCAATTGTTAAACTTATTCCAGCAATCCCAATACTTCCTTTTGGAACCATCCATTTAGAATATTGCTTTGGAATAGATATTACCAATTTCCAAAACTCATCACTTATTTTGTAAAATTCATTTATTTTTGCCAAATAGTCTATATGCCCTGTCATATGATGTCCTCCAAGAGCATCACCAACACGCAAAGCAGGCTCTAAATTTATACGAGAACCAACAATCATTTTATCAAAGTTTGTTAAGGCAAGACTTTGATATCCAACATCAACGACAAAAACATTTTTATTTGAATTTTGAAAAAATTCAACCACTGTTAAACAACAACCATTGCAAGATATACTTGCCCCTAAAGCCATATGGCATTTATCTAGATCAGAAGATATTGCCATTCTTATCGAGTTTTCATTGCGATATATAAATTCTACAATACCAATATCTTGCACAATTCCAGTAAACATATGAAACTCCAATTAACAATATAACCACAATATATTCAAAATATTCAGTTCAATTTTCTTTTTCAAGATCCAAATTAAAATTATTTTTTTGCGCTCTTTCAATTAATAATTTTAATTCAATAACAAAATCATCGGGACTTGAAAAAGCTCGATATACGGATGCAAAACGGACATAAGCTACAGGATCCAGCTTTAAAAGAGCTTCAAGAACAAGCTCCCCAATTTTCTGGGTTGTAATTTCTCGTTCTTCTGAGGAATGGCAAACACTTTCAACCCAATCACATATGGCATCGAGGCTTTTTGTACTAACTGATCTTTTTTGACAAGCTATTCCCATGCTTTTTAATAGTTTTTCTCTACTAAAAAGCTCACGAGTTCCATCTCGTTTAATAATATAGAGAGGTTGTTCTTCCGAGCGCTCGAACGTTGTAAATCGATACCCACAACTTACGCACTCTCTTCTTCTTCGAACCGTCCTCCCATCACGACTTTCGCGACTTTCAAGCACTTTGCTTTCAGGGTTTTGGCATTGAAGACACTTCATGGGAAAAACTTTCCTAATAAGGGGAAACATAACCTTTGTTGAGAAGAGCTCCATTGTAAAGCGGGTACTTTTTGCACAAAGATGAAACCTTTTCTTTTGCTTTTTCAAGAAGAGAATCATCGTTTTTTAGTGCAAAAGCTATCGCTTCTCCTAAAATCTTCATATCTTCAGCAACAAGACCACGAGTCGTTACAGCTGGTGTTCCAATTCGAATCCCACTTGTTACCATAGGTTTGCGTGGATCGTTTGGTACACTATTCTTATTCACAGTAATATCAATTTTAGCAAGACGCTCTTCTGCATCTTTTCCGCTGAGCGGTGATTCTTTAAGATCGATTAGAATTAAATGATTGTCCGTTCCGCCAGAAACAAGATGAATTCCATTTGATAATAATGTCTCTGCTAATACTCTAGCATTCACAACAATTTGTTCTGCATATAACTTAAATGAAGGATTTAAAGCTTCTCCAAAAGCAACCGCTTTAGCTCCAATCACATGCATTAAAGGACCGCCCTGCAATCCTGGAAAAATAGCTTTATCAATTGCTTTTGCATATTTTTCTTTACAAAGAATCACTCCACCTCTTGGACCTCTAAGAGTTTTGTGGGTTGTCGTTGTAACAAAATCGGCAAAAGGAACAGGACTTTGATGCTGTCCTCCTGCAACTAATCCTGCGATATGAGCCATATCGACCATTAAGAGCGCTCCCACTTCATCTGCTACTTGGCGAAATTTAGCGAAATCGATCACTCTAGGATATGCACTTGCTCCCGCAATAATTAATTTTGGTTTGCATTCACGAGCTTTTTTAGCAAGCTCTTCGTAGTCGATAAAACCATTTGCATCGACCCCATAAGATTCCGCTTTATAATAAAGACCTGAGATATTTACTGGAGAGCCATGTGTTAAATGACCACCATGAGGTAAACTCATACCTAAAAAAGTCTCGCCAGGTTTTAAAAACGCTAAAAATACGGCTTGATTTGCTTGAGCTCCACTATGAGGCTGCACATTTGCATGCTCTGCACCATAAAGTTTTTTAATACGATCTATAGCAATTTGCTCTACCTGATCATTAAACTCACAACCACCATAATAACGACGGCCTGGATAACCTTCTGCATATTTATTTGATAAAACACTGCTTAAAGCAGCTAATACAGCAGGACTTGCTACGTTTTCAGAAGCAATTAATTCTAAGCCATCATTCAAACGATGACTCTCTTTAGCCAACAAATTAGCAATTTCAGGATCTGATTTTAATAAATCAGTGCGATCAAAAGAAAGAAAATGATTCATTGTGAAAGCCTCTTTTCTATAGCTGTTACCTTACCAATTCGACTTCTATGGCGGCCTTCTTCACACTCAGCGGCTAGCCAAATTTTAACAAAATCGATGGCACGTTGATAATTTACGATTCTTGAACCTAAGCACATAATATTTGAATCATTATGTGCTCTACTCATGCGAGCTGTAAATTCATCGTTGACAACAGCCGCTCTAACACCAGGAAACTTATTGGCAGTAATGCACATTCCAATTCCAGTTCCACATATTAAAATTCCTCTATCGCATCTTCCTGTTGAAACCTCTGAAGCTACGATATCTGCATAATCTGGATAATCTACAGATGCTGAAGAATCTGCTGCAACGCCATAATCAAGAACCTGATGGTTAGTCAGAGTTAAAAAATCGATAACATAACTTTTCAATTCTCTACCAGCATGATCTGCTGCAATTGCTATTTTCATAATAAACCCTCATAAGTATAATTGGTACATATGGAGAAACTCGATTTCAAAACAAAAAAAAAGGCACCAAAAACGGTGCCTTCATTCACTTTAGCTCTTAAAGCTTTGCAACGATGAATTTTACAGCATCGCCAACTGTTTTAAGACGTTCAGACTCTTCGTCAGAAATATTTACACCAAATACTTCTTCGATTTCCATTAGAAGCTCAACAATATCAAGTGAATCTGCACCAAGATCCTCTTGAAAGCGTGAAGCTGTTGTTATATTTTTTTCCTCTATATTCAACTTTTCCGCTACGATCTTAATAAGTTTCATTTCCATTTGCTTTGCGTCAAGCTGCGTATCCATTGTAATTACCCCAAATGAAGAATTTAATCTAAAAACGAAGCAGTTTGTAGTGTTACTAACAAATACCTCTGCTTAGGCTTCTTTAACAAAGAGGAATGATAAAAGCAATGCACAATTAAGAGTAACTTTTGAACAACTCTGATTTTCATAATATACTAAATTAGGGTTAAAAAACTTATAATCTCCGAAAATGGATCGGAGGTAGGGGGCCAAATTCATGCGTATCGTTCTTGCCTTTGATAAATTCAAAGGAACTTTTACTGCACGCCAAGTTTGCGAACTCGTCGCCGATGGCATTCGAAATAGAAATCCAAAAATTGAAATTATTCAAAGACCAATGGCAGATGGCGGAGAAGGGAGCGCCTCTCTTCTAGCTGCAAGTTTAGGAATGGATTCCTTGAGAGTTGAAGTTTGCGATCTTCTTGGAAGAACAACGGAAGCAAATGTTTATTGGCAAAATGCAAGAAGATTAGCCGTTTTAGAATCAGCAGAAATATTGGGGAATGCAAAATCTTTAGCTACTGAAGAAATATTACTTGAATCAAATACATGGGGCTTTGGCAAACTTTTGCAAAAAGCATTTCCTTTACGCCCCCAAGAGGTTTGGCTTTGTATAGGCGGTACATTAACAGCAGATGCTGGCTGGGGTATAGCAAGTGCCTTTGGACTTTCTGCTTATGATGAGAATGGTAAAAGACTACGTCCATGTATAGAAAATATGAATAAAATAAGATCTTTTCAAAAAGAAGAGATTCCTGATTATATGAAAAAATGTCGCATTACAGCTTTATGTGATGTGAATGCTCCTGCAAAAGGCCCAGGTGTTACTTTAGCTTCTTTTTTAAGACAAAAAGGGGCTAAAGATTCCACAATTCCTTATATTGAAAAACAAATTTATCATTTTTG
Coding sequences within it:
- a CDS encoding glycerate kinase: MRIVLAFDKFKGTFTARQVCELVADGIRNRNPKIEIIQRPMADGGEGSASLLAASLGMDSLRVEVCDLLGRTTEANVYWQNARRLAVLESAEILGNAKSLATEEILLESNTWGFGKLLQKAFPLRPQEVWLCIGGTLTADAGWGIASAFGLSAYDENGKRLRPCIENMNKIRSFQKEEIPDYMKKCRITALCDVNAPAKGPGVTLASFLRQKGAKDSTIPYIEKQIYHFWNILKNDFPYIPRLEDAFTGAGGGICIGLSAVFNNIRIEMGSKKIAKAIALAPSFTGSDLIVCGEGSLDDLTLYGKTVSTVSQLALKNQHKLIGIFGNVTKNKQELKLKLGLSEIITLVEEENMGYTANELMRNSKIKLYHIGQDIADKLVSK